From one Anabas testudineus chromosome 18, fAnaTes1.2, whole genome shotgun sequence genomic stretch:
- the LOC113168286 gene encoding low affinity immunoglobulin gamma Fc region receptor II-like, with product MEVTALCIKLLMIVMMLLSEHDQKVYAASLHIDPNRAQFFVYESLTFHCEGVSDCEVVHESKGKISCNKTNSRTSTGSSCTVTNVYVDDSGKYWFDAGGGNKSNIVNIDVTDGSVIMEIPALPVMEGEDVTLTCRNKTTSSQTLAHFYNYGIFISNSSTGNMIINSVSKSNEGLYKCSISGFGQSPESRMIIRGFGE from the exons atggaggtcacagctctctgcatcaaactgc tgatgattgtgatgatgcTGCTGAGTGAACATGATCAGAAAGTTT atgcagcttctcttcatattgatccaaacagagcacagttctttgtaTATGAGTCACTAACCTTTCATTGTGAGGGGGTCTCTGATTGTGAAGTTGTACATGAGTCCAAAGGGAAAAtatcatgtaataaaactaatagcagaacatcaacagggtcgtcctgcacCGTTACAAATGTTTATGTAGATGACAGTGGAAAATACTGGTTTGATGCTGGAGGTGGGAACAAAAGCAACATTGTCAACATCGAtgtcactg atggttcCGTGATCatggaaattcctgctcttcctgtgatggagggagaagatgtaactctgacttgtagaaacaagacaaCTTCCTCACAGACATTAGCTCATTTCTATAATTACGGAATCTTCATCAGTAACAGCTCTACGGGAAACATGATCATTAACAGTGTTTCCAAGTCtaatgaaggactctacaagtgcagcatctctggattTGGACAATCCCCAGAGAGCAGGATGATCATCAGAG